In Halorubellus sp. JP-L1, one DNA window encodes the following:
- a CDS encoding zinc-dependent alcohol dehydrogenase produces MRALTWHGKRDVRVEDVPRPEVVNPSDAIIEITATAICGSDLHLYNDNVPSMREGDILGHEPMGEVVEVGPDVESLEVGDRVVVPFTISCGACWFCENDLYSLCDNSNPNAEIARKMMGHSPAGLFGYSHMMGGYAGGQAEYLRVPYADVGPIAVDADLPDEQVLLLSDVLPTGYMAAENAQIEPEDTVAVWGCGPVGQFAIQSSWLFDANRVIAIDRWPERLEMAREHGDAETIHYEHEDVYDRLMEMTGGRGPDRCIDAVGTDAHGTGVVDATDRVKRSAKLEDDRPYVLREAIKCCRKGGTLSIPGVYVGRADNVPIGAMMNKALTIQTGQTHVQRYLDPLLDQIESGNIDPSFVVTHRASLEDGPEMYRKFNDKEDGCIKVVLTP; encoded by the coding sequence ATGCGAGCGCTCACGTGGCACGGGAAGCGAGACGTCCGCGTCGAGGACGTCCCGAGGCCGGAGGTCGTGAACCCAAGCGACGCCATAATCGAGATCACGGCCACCGCGATCTGTGGCTCGGACCTCCACCTCTACAACGACAACGTCCCGTCGATGCGCGAGGGAGACATCCTCGGGCACGAGCCGATGGGCGAAGTCGTCGAAGTCGGGCCGGACGTCGAGAGCCTCGAAGTCGGCGACCGCGTCGTCGTCCCGTTCACGATCAGCTGTGGCGCGTGCTGGTTCTGCGAGAACGACCTCTACTCGCTGTGCGACAACTCGAACCCGAACGCCGAGATCGCTCGCAAGATGATGGGCCACTCCCCGGCCGGCCTGTTCGGGTACTCGCACATGATGGGCGGGTACGCCGGCGGGCAAGCGGAGTACCTCCGGGTGCCGTACGCCGACGTCGGCCCGATAGCGGTCGACGCCGACCTCCCCGACGAGCAGGTGCTCCTCCTCTCGGACGTCCTCCCGACGGGGTACATGGCGGCGGAGAACGCCCAGATCGAACCAGAGGACACCGTCGCGGTCTGGGGGTGCGGGCCCGTGGGCCAGTTCGCGATCCAGAGTTCGTGGCTGTTCGACGCGAATCGCGTGATCGCGATCGATCGCTGGCCCGAACGTCTCGAGATGGCGCGCGAGCACGGCGACGCGGAGACCATCCACTACGAGCACGAGGACGTCTACGACCGCCTGATGGAGATGACCGGCGGTCGCGGCCCGGACCGCTGCATCGACGCGGTCGGGACGGACGCGCACGGTACGGGCGTCGTCGACGCCACCGACCGCGTGAAGCGGAGCGCGAAGCTCGAGGACGACAGACCGTACGTCCTCCGCGAAGCGATCAAGTGCTGTCGGAAGGGCGGCACGCTGTCGATCCCCGGCGTCTACGTCGGGCGCGCCGACAACGTCCCGATCGGTGCGATGATGAACAAGGCGCTGACGATACAGACGGGTCAGACGCACGTCCAGCGCTACCTCGACCCGCTTCTGGACCAGATCGAGTCGGGGAATATCGACCCGTCGTTCGTCGTGACGCATCGCGCGTCGCTCGAGGACGGCCCGGAGATGTACCGGAAGTTCAACGACAAGGAGGACGGCTGCATCAAGGTCGTGTTGACGCCGTAG
- a CDS encoding SRPBCC family protein, which yields MTDRHAPEGGHWSTSDRTDGASKSRLARRATSVAFGSALLLAGLRRRTLRGAAMALAGAGLVARGLRGLLRAESPTESGSSHEVGTEGWDETPDGTKASRSVTVDRSAEELHELWRDPTKLSEIMGHFADVTPLGDDRLRWSVDGPRGREFTWETHVVEDEPGERIRWETPADATVPNEGSIRFHRASGGRGTVVTLAVEFHPPGGALGTAALERLDVVPEALVATALDRFKSLAESDEIPTRERNPSGRGSGDLV from the coding sequence ATGACCGACCGACACGCGCCGGAGGGCGGGCACTGGAGCACGTCCGATCGCACGGACGGCGCATCGAAGAGCCGACTCGCGAGGCGAGCGACGTCCGTCGCGTTCGGCAGCGCCTTGCTCCTCGCCGGCCTCAGACGGCGGACGCTTCGGGGTGCGGCGATGGCGCTCGCGGGAGCGGGCCTGGTGGCCCGCGGCCTCCGCGGACTGCTCCGCGCCGAGTCGCCGACCGAGTCCGGATCCAGCCACGAAGTCGGGACCGAGGGCTGGGACGAGACGCCGGATGGAACGAAGGCCAGCCGCTCGGTCACCGTCGACAGGTCGGCCGAGGAGCTCCACGAGCTCTGGCGCGACCCCACCAAACTGTCCGAGATCATGGGGCACTTCGCGGACGTGACGCCGCTCGGCGACGACCGCCTCCGCTGGAGCGTCGACGGCCCACGTGGCCGCGAGTTCACGTGGGAGACGCACGTCGTCGAGGACGAGCCAGGAGAGCGCATCCGCTGGGAGACGCCCGCGGACGCGACGGTCCCGAACGAAGGATCGATCCGCTTCCACCGCGCGTCCGGCGGCCGGGGGACGGTCGTGACGCTCGCCGTCGAGTTCCACCCCCCGGGCGGTGCGCTCGGGACGGCGGCACTCGAGCGACTCGACGTGGTCCCCGAGGCGCTCGTCGCCACCGCCCTGGACCGATTCAAGAGCCTCGCCGAGAGCGACGAGATCCCGACGCGAGAACGGAACCCCTCGGGTCGCGGGTCGGGTGACCTGGTGTGA